A single genomic interval of uncultured Pseudodesulfovibrio sp. harbors:
- a CDS encoding Hpt domain-containing protein, whose product MTQPIFNSDRFVQSLAGDMELARELLVAFMEDSPERADSLGKALDDGDLKTVVKLAHSLKGMCGVVRTDDLVERALTMENTAQNGDLEKVREQFVQFAAVLAAAHESMRSFMDSH is encoded by the coding sequence ATGACACAGCCCATATTCAATTCGGATAGATTTGTTCAAAGTCTCGCGGGAGACATGGAACTGGCCCGCGAACTGCTTGTCGCTTTCATGGAAGACAGCCCGGAAAGAGCCGATTCCCTTGGAAAAGCTCTTGATGACGGGGATTTGAAAACCGTGGTCAAGCTTGCCCATTCCCTCAAGGGCATGTGCGGTGTGGTCCGCACCGATGATCTCGTCGAGCGGGCGTTGACCATGGAAAATACGGCCCAGAACGGCGATCTGGAAAAAGTGCGTGAACAGTTCGTCCAGTTTGCCGCGGTTCTTGCCGCAGCACATGAATCCATGCGGTCCTTCATGGACTCGCACTGA
- a CDS encoding glycosyltransferase has product MDDAIPGLSATINPGTHYLMKVLHVITGLDVGGAETMLHRLATNMDPVRFLPRVVSLIEPGPMGAKLTRAGVPVDCLGMRRGVPSPMALFRLVRIMRDWKPDVVQTWLYHADLIGLLAAKLAFPFGGGPQVAWNIRCSYMALEEYRRLTGVTLKACAALSRFPDAVLTNSAEARRFHLQLGYAPKSFEVIPNGFDTERFRPDPAARGEVRDEFDISQDALVVGQVGRFDVMKDHRTAIHAMASVASRMPDAVFLLVGRGVDDANAEISGWMAEAGLAPDRVRLAGERSDMPRLMAAMDVHVSSSIGESFPNAVGEAMACGVPCVVTDVGDSSVLVGDTGRVVLPRDEKALAEGICRLLKSCREKGQECGKNARNRVVESYSLTETLKNFAEMYEKLAAKAL; this is encoded by the coding sequence GTGGATGATGCTATCCCCGGTCTGTCTGCGACCATCAACCCCGGCACCCATTATCTTATGAAAGTACTGCACGTCATAACCGGCCTCGATGTGGGCGGCGCGGAGACCATGCTGCATCGCCTTGCGACGAACATGGACCCGGTCCGTTTTCTGCCCCGTGTGGTCAGCCTTATCGAGCCGGGACCCATGGGGGCGAAGCTGACCCGGGCGGGAGTTCCGGTGGACTGTCTCGGCATGCGGCGCGGGGTTCCTTCGCCCATGGCGCTTTTCCGGCTTGTCCGAATCATGCGTGACTGGAAGCCCGATGTGGTGCAGACATGGCTGTATCATGCCGACCTTATCGGTCTGCTGGCCGCGAAACTGGCTTTCCCTTTCGGTGGCGGACCGCAGGTGGCGTGGAACATCCGCTGTTCCTACATGGCCCTTGAGGAATACCGCCGCCTTACCGGCGTGACCCTCAAGGCGTGTGCCGCATTGTCCCGGTTCCCGGATGCGGTGCTGACCAACTCCGCAGAGGCCCGCCGTTTTCATCTGCAACTCGGGTACGCGCCAAAGTCGTTCGAGGTCATCCCGAACGGATTCGACACCGAACGCTTCAGGCCGGACCCTGCCGCCCGTGGTGAAGTACGGGATGAATTCGATATTTCACAGGACGCGCTCGTTGTCGGGCAGGTAGGTCGTTTCGATGTCATGAAAGACCATCGCACCGCGATCCATGCCATGGCGTCCGTGGCCAGCCGGATGCCGGATGCGGTTTTCCTACTGGTCGGACGCGGGGTGGATGACGCGAACGCCGAGATTTCCGGCTGGATGGCCGAGGCCGGACTGGCCCCTGACCGTGTGCGTCTTGCCGGTGAGCGCAGCGACATGCCCCGTCTCATGGCAGCCATGGATGTGCACGTTTCATCATCCATTGGCGAAAGTTTCCCCAATGCGGTCGGGGAGGCCATGGCCTGCGGTGTCCCTTGTGTGGTTACGGATGTCGGTGACAGCAGTGTGCTGGTCGGCGATACCGGCCGTGTGGTTCTGCCGCGTGACGAAAAGGCCTTGGCAGAAGGCATTTGCCGTTTACTGAAGTCCTGTCGTGAAAAAGGGCAAGAATGCGGAAAAAATGCTCGGAATCGTGTAGTCGAGAGCTATTCCTTGACCGAAACATTGAAAAATTTTGCCGAAATGTATGAAAAGCTTGCTGCCAAGGCGTTATAA
- a CDS encoding DUF3089 domain-containing protein — protein sequence MKSLRLIVALLALFCLSAIAYAENSNDYVPPCPDYATDVSWAAKPGTADKPVDVFYVYPTIYPEKAPKNMDTSRKDLRRRVEHLLVAQAGVYSDSANLFAPFYRQVSFACLDPDVDMFHHPYFRIGADDVHRAFDYYLLRLNPDRPFILAGDSQGSVILLDLLRRRFADPALRERLVAAYLIGYSVTSDDLKKYPWLKIAQKADDTGVVITFNTQAPGATGSPVLVSGASCVNPLNWTTDETPAGKELNLGAVFFNEQTDQIEREVPHYVGAQIDRKTGALVTTPPDKLDIGHFPKGVYHKYDYAFWYRNLQKNAADRIKAYLDSHGK from the coding sequence ATGAAGTCGCTTCGTCTTATTGTCGCCTTGCTGGCTCTGTTCTGTCTTTCCGCAATTGCGTATGCCGAAAACTCGAACGATTACGTTCCTCCCTGTCCCGACTATGCCACGGATGTGAGCTGGGCGGCCAAACCCGGGACGGCGGACAAGCCGGTGGACGTGTTTTATGTCTATCCGACCATTTATCCGGAAAAGGCCCCTAAAAACATGGATACCAGCCGGAAGGACTTGCGTCGGCGGGTGGAGCACCTGCTTGTGGCGCAGGCCGGTGTCTATTCCGATTCCGCCAACCTGTTCGCCCCGTTTTACAGGCAGGTCTCGTTTGCCTGCCTCGACCCTGACGTGGACATGTTTCACCATCCCTATTTCAGGATCGGAGCCGACGACGTGCACCGGGCATTCGACTACTATCTGCTCCGGTTGAATCCGGACCGTCCTTTCATACTGGCGGGCGACAGTCAGGGGTCGGTGATCCTGCTGGACCTTCTGCGTCGGCGGTTTGCCGATCCGGCCCTGCGTGAGCGCCTTGTGGCGGCATATCTCATCGGATATTCGGTGACATCGGATGACCTGAAAAAGTATCCGTGGCTCAAGATCGCGCAGAAGGCGGATGACACGGGCGTTGTCATTACCTTCAACACACAAGCTCCCGGAGCTACCGGCTCACCCGTGCTCGTATCCGGCGCGTCATGCGTCAATCCGCTGAACTGGACTACGGACGAGACTCCGGCCGGGAAGGAACTCAACCTCGGTGCGGTGTTCTTCAATGAACAGACCGATCAGATTGAACGGGAAGTCCCGCACTACGTTGGCGCGCAGATTGACCGGAAGACTGGGGCACTGGTGACCACGCCGCCGGATAAACTCGATATCGGCCATTTCCCGAAAGGCGTGTACCATAAGTATGACTACGCTTTCTGGTACAGGAATCTTCAGAAGAATGCGGCTGACCGTATCAAGGCATACCTCGACAGCCATGGGAAATAG
- a CDS encoding nitroreductase family protein produces MFADKEKCKRCGACAAECPYDLIVEDREGFPKLRFAAKKMCIACGHCVAVCPTGALSLPDLPVAPELTPEQCGVFGRDLRISPEQADQFLSGRRSIRSYKEKCIPESVVEELLDVAAFAPSAKNGQPAQWVVTRTPEATRRLAELTVEFMAINNVFPGVIKNWEKGFDKILHGAPHVALAHAPEDGFNPAEDCSLSAAYLELAAHSRGIGACWAGFLMEAAEGYHPIRERLGLPEGHGIYAALMLGYPKFKYKRIPRRRKVALKWLD; encoded by the coding sequence ATGTTTGCAGACAAGGAAAAATGTAAACGCTGCGGCGCATGTGCGGCCGAATGCCCTTATGACCTGATAGTGGAGGACAGGGAAGGATTTCCCAAACTCCGTTTTGCCGCCAAGAAGATGTGCATCGCGTGCGGACACTGCGTGGCGGTCTGTCCGACCGGGGCGTTGAGCCTGCCCGATCTTCCGGTTGCGCCTGAGCTGACACCCGAACAGTGCGGCGTTTTCGGGCGTGATCTGCGTATCTCTCCCGAACAGGCCGACCAGTTTCTCAGTGGTCGTCGGTCCATCCGTTCTTATAAGGAGAAATGTATCCCCGAGTCCGTGGTCGAGGAACTGCTCGACGTTGCCGCCTTTGCGCCCAGTGCCAAGAACGGCCAGCCTGCCCAGTGGGTCGTGACCCGTACGCCCGAGGCCACCCGAAGGCTGGCGGAGCTCACGGTGGAATTCATGGCGATCAACAATGTGTTCCCCGGCGTCATCAAGAACTGGGAAAAGGGGTTTGACAAAATCCTGCATGGGGCACCGCATGTCGCTCTTGCCCATGCCCCTGAAGACGGGTTCAACCCGGCAGAGGACTGTTCCCTGTCCGCCGCCTATCTCGAACTGGCCGCGCATTCACGGGGCATCGGTGCCTGCTGGGCGGGATTTCTCATGGAAGCCGCCGAGGGGTATCACCCCATTCGTGAACGCCTCGGCCTGCCTGAGGGGCACGGAATCTACGCCGCGCTCATGCTCGGTTACCCCAAGTTCAAGTACAAACGCATCCCGCGCCGCCGAAAGGTCGCGCTGAAATGGCTTGATTAA
- a CDS encoding GGDEF domain-containing protein, producing MTSDNRPMQALKTRYKLFYILSVVALAVLFCANFGVIYTLILTPPEDPGLTMKFVYLIMVGGFIVIAAQSLLVFTRFISMLGRERKAMEEMNRQLDELSVYDDLTKVFNRYKFESVITRELENVRRYSSPLSGIMFDIDGFKAVNETHGYRTGDRLLTNLAGFIDSKLRSTDYVFRWRGGKFIILAPHTDIDKAAMVAEKLRKIVGHKLFGGKIRITLSLGVIQAVGDDSMETFLHRIQSALTAAKNKGRDCVIVTRN from the coding sequence ATGACCAGTGACAACCGGCCCATGCAGGCGCTCAAGACTCGGTACAAGCTCTTCTACATACTCAGCGTAGTTGCGCTGGCTGTCCTGTTCTGCGCCAATTTCGGCGTCATTTACACGCTTATCCTCACCCCGCCGGAAGACCCCGGCCTGACCATGAAATTCGTCTACCTCATCATGGTGGGCGGATTCATCGTCATCGCGGCCCAGAGCCTGCTTGTCTTCACCCGGTTCATTTCCATGCTCGGACGCGAAAGAAAGGCCATGGAAGAAATGAACAGGCAGCTCGACGAACTTTCCGTCTACGACGACCTGACCAAGGTCTTCAACCGCTACAAGTTCGAATCCGTCATCACCCGGGAGCTGGAAAACGTCCGCCGCTACTCCAGCCCGCTCTCCGGCATCATGTTCGATATCGACGGATTCAAGGCGGTCAACGAAACGCACGGCTACCGCACCGGGGACCGGCTCCTGACCAACCTCGCAGGCTTCATCGACAGCAAGCTCAGAAGCACGGATTACGTATTCCGCTGGCGCGGCGGGAAATTCATCATACTCGCCCCGCACACCGACATCGACAAGGCTGCCATGGTAGCTGAGAAACTCCGCAAGATCGTAGGGCACAAACTTTTCGGCGGAAAGATCCGCATCACCCTGTCGCTGGGAGTGATTCAGGCTGTCGGCGACGATTCCATGGAAACCTTTCTCCACCGCATTCAGTCCGCCCTGACCGCAGCCAAGAACAAGGGCCGGGACTGCGTGATCGTCACCAGAAATTAA
- a CDS encoding PAS domain S-box protein, with the protein MKTIRDFFKLYIPTALVVVLVAAWFLHARNQTHLNLVQLQQQAVVTQETLFLEHGMADRIQDARFLARLTARETDGTLHGHISGLEAIYADFARSRQAYFAIRFLDTSGMERIRIDNTPSGPIVKSAETMQSKRDRYYFTKALECRKDEVYISEFDLNREHGHLELPLRPTLRFASPVFEPATGRKLGIVILSFDGSTLIENLRLTSSPEGFSLFTNSDGYWMLAPGKGEEWGHLIETAKQHSMPNRFPAAWDTVSTGEKGQFVTSSGLFTFRTVSILPDSVVTGSQSLTQQTGREWKILTWVPARKLTAPKSTVVVILTAFGLIFLGIGCLYLTKYKVRQTLVEAKLRENREQMLAISQSSQDAIVMIGNDDRITYWNPAAERMFGYLPDEISDKKIHELLSPADSDADSDFNKFTASGSNSPVDRLLEFEAVRKDGTRFPVELAMSTFQLKGEWYAVGSMRDITRRKRYHRKLKHSEETSRALLNAPTESAILIDIDGVIVAVNEIGAHRLGSTPDELVGMNSFDIFPPDLAQNRREAFKAIIKSGSPACIEDVRANRQLRSNIYPVKGPNGTVDQIAIFSRDVTEQIFAEDALRLSEQRFRDVSEAVSEFIWELDNECAYSFITEDVSAVLGYTAEELLGKTPRFLIHPDNLEEFTAWHRNIFENKLPFTRQEVRNITKDGECIWLQTSGVPHFNAQGEFLGYRGAAMNITDRKEAEEALKASERKLRALAESAYDAIIMSNSHGQVSFWNHAAEQLFGYTEKEVMGREVHALIAPPEDRAKAKDGLSHFARTGRGPALGAVQEAEGLHKDGTRIAIERSVSGFKLGEEWFAVATIRDITSRKATEAKLRELATTDSLTGLHNRRRFLELSDREFTRSTRYGRPLAMFMIDIDHFKNVNDTHGHDVGDEVLRSLAEISIMALRKADIVGRLGGEEFGVLLPETELEAAIEVADRLRLSVERTNISTNAGELNITVSIGVATMPPKTRSTQALLKRADIALYDAKQSGRNRVVSG; encoded by the coding sequence ATGAAGACTATACGGGACTTTTTCAAACTCTATATCCCCACAGCCCTCGTAGTTGTACTTGTGGCCGCATGGTTCCTGCACGCCCGGAACCAGACACATCTCAATCTCGTACAATTGCAGCAACAGGCTGTCGTGACACAGGAAACACTGTTTCTGGAACACGGCATGGCGGACCGTATCCAGGATGCCCGTTTTCTCGCCCGCCTCACGGCCCGTGAGACAGACGGCACGCTTCATGGACATATTTCCGGTCTGGAAGCCATCTATGCCGACTTCGCCAGAAGCAGGCAGGCGTATTTCGCCATCCGGTTCCTCGATACCTCCGGCATGGAGCGAATCCGCATCGACAACACCCCCTCCGGTCCGATCGTCAAGAGCGCAGAGACCATGCAATCCAAGCGGGACCGATACTATTTCACCAAGGCCTTGGAATGCCGAAAAGACGAAGTCTATATCTCCGAGTTCGACCTTAACCGGGAGCACGGGCATCTGGAACTGCCTCTACGCCCGACCTTGCGGTTCGCAAGCCCGGTATTCGAGCCGGCCACGGGACGCAAGCTGGGCATTGTGATCCTCAGCTTCGACGGCTCCACCCTTATCGAGAACCTGCGGCTGACATCCTCGCCCGAGGGGTTCTCCCTCTTCACGAACAGCGACGGCTACTGGATGCTGGCTCCGGGGAAAGGCGAGGAATGGGGCCACCTGATTGAAACGGCAAAACAGCACTCCATGCCCAACCGCTTCCCCGCAGCATGGGATACTGTCTCGACCGGCGAAAAAGGACAGTTTGTCACGTCATCCGGTCTGTTCACCTTCAGGACTGTCAGCATCCTTCCCGACTCTGTTGTTACGGGGTCCCAGTCGCTGACACAACAGACCGGCAGAGAATGGAAAATCCTGACATGGGTGCCCGCCCGGAAATTGACGGCACCGAAATCAACCGTCGTCGTCATACTGACGGCCTTCGGGCTCATATTCCTCGGAATAGGCTGCCTGTACCTGACAAAATACAAGGTCCGCCAGACACTGGTTGAGGCCAAGTTGCGCGAAAACAGGGAACAAATGCTCGCCATCAGCCAGTCTTCGCAGGATGCCATTGTGATGATCGGCAATGACGACCGCATCACCTATTGGAATCCGGCAGCGGAACGCATGTTCGGATATCTGCCTGATGAAATTTCAGACAAAAAAATCCACGAACTGCTTTCCCCGGCTGATTCAGACGCAGACAGCGATTTTAACAAATTCACGGCCTCCGGCAGCAACAGCCCCGTTGATCGCCTGCTTGAATTCGAAGCAGTCCGAAAAGACGGCACGCGCTTTCCCGTTGAACTCGCCATGTCCACCTTCCAACTGAAAGGGGAGTGGTACGCGGTCGGTTCCATGCGGGACATCACCCGGCGCAAACGATATCACCGGAAGCTCAAACACAGCGAGGAAACCAGCCGTGCCCTGCTCAACGCGCCCACGGAAAGCGCTATCCTGATCGACATCGACGGTGTGATCGTGGCCGTCAACGAAATCGGCGCACACAGACTGGGCAGCACCCCTGACGAACTTGTGGGAATGAACTCCTTCGACATTTTCCCGCCCGATCTGGCACAAAATCGCAGAGAAGCCTTCAAGGCGATCATAAAATCCGGCAGTCCCGCCTGCATCGAGGATGTCCGAGCCAACCGCCAGTTGCGGTCCAACATCTATCCAGTCAAGGGACCGAACGGCACGGTGGATCAGATCGCCATTTTCTCCCGTGACGTTACCGAACAAATATTCGCCGAAGACGCCCTCCGACTCTCCGAACAGCGTTTCCGGGATGTCAGCGAGGCCGTCAGCGAATTCATATGGGAACTCGACAACGAATGTGCATACTCCTTCATCACGGAAGATGTCTCCGCAGTGCTAGGCTACACGGCAGAAGAACTTCTGGGCAAGACCCCGCGTTTCCTCATCCACCCCGACAATCTTGAAGAGTTCACGGCATGGCACAGGAATATCTTTGAAAACAAACTCCCGTTCACCCGTCAGGAAGTCCGCAACATCACGAAAGACGGCGAGTGCATCTGGCTCCAGACCAGCGGCGTTCCCCACTTCAACGCGCAGGGAGAATTCCTCGGTTATCGCGGCGCAGCCATGAACATTACGGACCGCAAGGAAGCCGAGGAAGCGCTCAAGGCAAGTGAAAGGAAGCTTCGTGCGCTGGCCGAATCCGCATACGACGCCATCATCATGTCCAATAGTCACGGACAGGTTTCGTTCTGGAACCATGCCGCCGAACAGCTGTTCGGCTATACGGAAAAGGAAGTGATGGGACGGGAAGTTCACGCGCTCATAGCCCCCCCGGAAGACCGGGCCAAGGCAAAAGATGGACTGAGCCACTTCGCTAGAACCGGTCGCGGTCCGGCGCTGGGCGCGGTTCAGGAGGCGGAAGGCCTTCACAAGGACGGCACCCGTATCGCCATCGAGCGTTCCGTTTCCGGGTTCAAGCTCGGCGAGGAATGGTTTGCCGTAGCCACCATCCGGGACATCACCAGCCGCAAGGCCACCGAAGCCAAACTCCGGGAACTCGCCACCACAGACAGTCTCACGGGGCTGCACAACCGCAGGCGTTTTCTGGAACTCTCGGACCGGGAATTCACACGCAGCACGCGCTATGGACGCCCGCTGGCCATGTTCATGATCGACATCGACCACTTCAAGAACGTCAACGACACCCATGGACACGACGTAGGCGATGAGGTGCTCCGTTCACTGGCGGAAATCTCCATCATGGCCTTGCGTAAGGCAGATATTGTCGGCCGCCTCGGAGGCGAAGAATTCGGCGTGCTTCTTCCTGAAACAGAGCTGGAAGCCGCCATTGAAGTCGCGGACAGATTGCGCCTTTCCGTCGAAAGAACAAATATTTCCACCAATGCGGGAGAACTGAACATCACCGTAAGCATCGGCGTTGCCACAATGCCGCCGAAAACCCGAAGCACTCAGGCCCTGCTCAAACGGGCAGACATCGCCCTTTACGACGCCAAACAGTCAGGACGCAACCGGGTCGTATCCGGATAA
- a CDS encoding EAL domain-containing protein encodes MKRPDIATLIKHTPFRILLPLALTILLFAGSVFLYLLPSIEKTFLRHKKETIHELTGSVVNSIAHLHQQAVQGKISHNEAKERARELVRAMRYGADGMEYFWVNDTDMHMVVHPYRPDLEGTDLSEFSDKEGKRIFKNFVDIATQFGGGFTDYHWQWKNQPEKIAHKLSYVRGFQPWGWVVGTGFYTDDVMEEIAGYRNQIAAIFLATLLAMAALEIYVLRQTVITEKKKQKIEIQRERLVNALREGEERYRTIADFAYDWEMWIGTEGETVYCSPACERITGYPPERFFESPELVRSVILDEDRPAWDAFLEQAHGKDGDSLDFRIMTRNNQLRWVGVVGRGVSGIGMKPLGVRCSFRDITDSKGMEERLRHQALHDPLTGLANRVLCLDRIGHAMHRAARRDNYFFAVVFLDLDRFKIINDSLGHRFGDLVLMEAASRLSESVRTLDTVSRFGGDEFVLLLDELASPGEAIRIVKRIREELAKPYTMDSQEVQTTASFGIVLSPVDNVKPHDVLQHSNIAMHRAKEAGRNRFKVFTGRMLENAVDQLTMESDMRSGLEAGEFHIEYQPIMDLNDSDLMGFEALARWDHPERGPIPPSEFIPMAEESGAILQIGEWVLRNSLMTLAEWRKTTKGANNIFMSVNLSTKQFARMELDKVVLRALHDAGLPPEALKLEITESALMDYPDAAILIMKKLRRQGVRFSIDDFGTGYSSLAQLQRLQVDTIKVDRSFIARMKRDPENMEIVKAVIALAHSLKLDVVAEGVEDPDQLCSLLDLDCECVQGFYFHEPLSTSEAERLLKLRAEAGDTSPKQALDKVKQGCAE; translated from the coding sequence ATGAAACGCCCAGACATAGCCACCCTCATCAAACACACGCCCTTTCGCATTCTGCTCCCTCTGGCGCTGACCATCCTCCTGTTCGCCGGATCCGTTTTCCTGTATCTTCTTCCATCCATAGAAAAAACCTTTCTCCGCCACAAGAAAGAAACCATTCATGAGTTGACCGGCTCGGTCGTCAACTCAATCGCACATCTTCACCAACAGGCCGTACAAGGGAAAATATCCCACAACGAGGCCAAGGAACGTGCCCGGGAACTTGTGCGCGCCATGCGGTACGGAGCCGACGGCATGGAGTATTTCTGGGTCAATGACACCGACATGCACATGGTCGTTCATCCCTACAGGCCAGACCTTGAAGGCACCGACCTTTCCGAATTCTCCGACAAGGAAGGAAAACGGATATTCAAGAACTTCGTCGACATAGCCACACAATTCGGCGGCGGTTTCACAGACTATCACTGGCAGTGGAAAAACCAGCCGGAAAAAATCGCACACAAGCTTTCATATGTCCGGGGCTTCCAACCCTGGGGCTGGGTCGTGGGGACCGGGTTCTATACCGATGATGTCATGGAGGAAATAGCAGGCTACCGCAATCAGATAGCAGCCATATTCCTTGCCACCCTTCTCGCCATGGCAGCCCTCGAAATCTACGTGCTCAGGCAGACGGTCATCACGGAAAAGAAAAAACAGAAAATCGAAATCCAGAGGGAACGGCTCGTCAACGCCCTGCGCGAAGGCGAGGAACGATACCGCACCATCGCCGACTTCGCCTATGACTGGGAAATGTGGATAGGCACGGAGGGTGAAACCGTTTACTGCTCTCCCGCATGCGAACGCATCACGGGCTATCCGCCGGAACGCTTCTTCGAATCACCCGAACTCGTCCGCTCCGTCATACTGGATGAGGACCGCCCCGCATGGGACGCATTTCTCGAACAGGCTCACGGCAAGGACGGCGATTCCCTTGATTTCCGCATCATGACCCGAAACAACCAGCTCCGATGGGTCGGGGTCGTCGGGCGAGGCGTTTCCGGCATCGGCATGAAGCCGCTGGGCGTCAGATGCAGCTTCCGCGATATCACCGACAGCAAGGGCATGGAGGAACGCCTGCGCCATCAGGCTCTCCACGACCCGCTCACGGGACTCGCCAACCGCGTCCTCTGTCTGGACCGCATCGGCCACGCCATGCACCGCGCAGCCCGCCGCGACAACTATTTCTTCGCCGTTGTCTTCCTTGATCTCGACCGTTTCAAGATCATCAACGACTCCCTCGGGCACCGTTTCGGCGACCTCGTGCTCATGGAGGCCGCAAGCCGCCTTTCCGAAAGCGTTCGCACGCTGGACACGGTTTCCCGCTTCGGCGGTGATGAATTCGTGCTGCTGCTCGACGAACTCGCCAGCCCCGGGGAAGCCATCCGCATTGTCAAACGCATCCGCGAGGAATTGGCGAAACCGTACACCATGGATTCACAGGAAGTGCAGACAACCGCAAGCTTCGGCATCGTTCTCAGTCCGGTGGACAACGTCAAACCGCACGACGTGCTGCAACATTCCAACATCGCCATGCACAGGGCCAAAGAGGCCGGACGCAACCGCTTCAAGGTTTTCACCGGCAGGATGCTCGAAAATGCCGTGGACCAGCTGACCATGGAAAGCGACATGCGGAGCGGACTGGAAGCGGGTGAATTCCATATCGAATACCAGCCCATCATGGACCTCAACGACTCCGATCTCATGGGATTCGAAGCACTGGCCCGATGGGACCACCCCGAACGCGGCCCCATTCCTCCGTCCGAATTCATTCCCATGGCCGAAGAGTCCGGAGCCATCCTCCAGATCGGGGAATGGGTACTTCGCAATTCGCTCATGACACTGGCCGAGTGGAGAAAGACAACCAAGGGCGCGAACAACATCTTCATGTCCGTCAATCTCTCCACAAAGCAGTTTGCGCGCATGGAACTCGACAAGGTGGTCCTGCGGGCACTGCACGATGCCGGATTACCCCCGGAGGCGCTCAAGCTCGAAATCACCGAGTCCGCGCTCATGGACTATCCGGACGCGGCCATCCTCATCATGAAGAAACTCCGCAGACAGGGTGTGCGTTTCTCCATTGACGACTTCGGTACAGGATATTCGTCACTGGCCCAGCTCCAGCGCCTTCAGGTCGACACCATCAAAGTGGACCGCTCGTTCATCGCCCGCATGAAGCGGGACCCGGAGAACATGGAAATCGTCAAGGCGGTCATCGCATTGGCCCACTCGCTCAAGCTCGACGTGGTGGCCGAAGGCGTGGAAGACCCGGATCAGCTCTGCTCTCTCCTTGATCTCGACTGTGAATGCGTACAGGGCTTCTACTTCCACGAACCGCTCTCGACCTCGGAGGCGGAAAGGCTGCTCAAACTTCGTGCCGAGGCCGGTGACACTTCCCCGAAACAGGCCCTGGACAAAGTCAAACAGGGCTGCGCCGAGTAG